A DNA window from Coffea arabica cultivar ET-39 chromosome 6c, Coffea Arabica ET-39 HiFi, whole genome shotgun sequence contains the following coding sequences:
- the LOC113691892 gene encoding auxin-responsive protein IAA33-like codes for MSNLDSQRQESLKMRWQERRLKAIEENQKINPTASPNFYTRLLGGGANPSPLRANPKNNIQMFPGGFDDDLVSALVPPLTVVLEGRSICHRISLDKHTSYQSLARALRQMFVDGDATGVPSDGELDLSNAIPGHLIAYEDMENDLLLVGDLNWSDFVRVAKRIRILPIKANSRKGKVEN; via the exons ATGAGCAATCTTGATTCTCAAAGACAAGAGTCTTTGAAAATGAGGTGGCAAGAGAGGAGACTCAAGGCAATAGAAGAAAACCAAAAGATTAATCCCACGGCCTCTCCCAACTTCTATACCAGACTACTTGGTGGTGGTGCAAATCCATCACCATTAAGGGCAAACCCTAAAAACAATATCCAAATGTTTCCTGGTGGTTTTGATGATGATCTTGTTTCGGCATTGGTGCCACCACTGACTGTTGTTCTTGAAGGCCGTTCCATTTGCCATCGGATTAGCCTTGACAAGCACACAAGCTACCAAAGCTTAGCTAGGGCCCTGAGACAAATGTTTGTTGATGGGGATGCTACTGGAGTCCCATCAGATGGTGAACTTGATCTTTCCAATGCGATTCCTGGTCATCTCATTGCTTATGAAGACATGGAAAATGATCTACTTCTTGTTGGTGACCTCAACTGGAG TGACTTCGTTAGGGTGGCAAAAAGGATCAGAATACTGCCAATAAAAGCAAATTCAAGAAAGGGAAAGGTAGAGAACTAG